Proteins co-encoded in one Campylobacter concisus genomic window:
- a CDS encoding phospholipase A, with the protein MSKILLFLSLGLSFLMASGLDDFKRAQELEQSGDIKAAMQIYKELAKSSLNEQNVIQNVQASEPAPREAKLKQADLLREDKSGKNLQNALGIELYKFNYLLPVTYAKNVPDDERKSVETKFQISLAKPLFYDLFGFRESLVAAYTQTSWWQITRTSAPFRETNYQPEIFLNFASPKYLDQIGVKNLKFGLLHESNGRDGSNSRSWNRAYVQSDFVFDKLSISPRAWMIVGNKGDNKDILKYIGHGDVRLSYNLNDHIFSLMLRNNLHFDKTNKGAAEISYMFPIFSTGVYGYLQYFTGYGESLIDYNRHTDKFGLGFVILK; encoded by the coding sequence ATGAGTAAAATTTTATTATTTTTAAGCCTTGGCCTTAGTTTTTTGATGGCAAGTGGGTTAGATGATTTTAAAAGAGCACAAGAGCTGGAGCAAAGTGGTGACATAAAGGCTGCGATGCAAATTTATAAAGAGCTAGCCAAAAGCTCTTTAAACGAGCAAAACGTGATACAAAATGTACAAGCAAGCGAGCCAGCACCAAGAGAGGCAAAGCTAAAGCAAGCTGATCTTTTAAGAGAAGATAAAAGTGGTAAAAATTTACAAAATGCACTTGGTATCGAGCTTTATAAATTTAACTACCTTTTGCCAGTAACTTATGCTAAAAATGTGCCAGATGATGAGCGAAAAAGCGTTGAAACTAAGTTTCAAATAAGCCTTGCAAAGCCGTTGTTTTATGACCTGTTTGGATTTAGAGAGAGCCTTGTGGCTGCCTATACGCAGACATCTTGGTGGCAGATAACAAGAACTTCAGCGCCGTTTCGTGAGACAAACTATCAACCAGAAATTTTTCTAAATTTTGCTTCGCCAAAATATTTGGATCAAATAGGTGTAAAAAACCTAAAATTTGGACTTTTGCATGAGTCAAATGGACGAGATGGTAGCAATTCAAGAAGCTGGAATAGAGCTTATGTGCAAAGTGATTTTGTTTTTGACAAGCTTAGCATTTCGCCAAGAGCTTGGATGATAGTAGGCAATAAGGGCGATAATAAAGATATATTAAAATACATAGGACACGGCGATGTAAGGCTTAGCTACAACCTTAATGATCACATTTTTAGCCTAATGCTAAGAAATAACTTACATTTTGATAAAACAAATAAAGGTGCTGCTGAAATTTCATATATGTTTCCTATCTTCTCAACCGGAGTTTATGGCTATTTGCAGTATTTTACGGGATATGGCGAGAGTTTGATTGATTATAATAGACATACTGATAAATTTGGTCTTGGTTTTGTTATTTTAAAATAA
- a CDS encoding molybdenum cofactor guanylyltransferase, with amino-acid sequence MQTCVILAGGKSSRMGQDKTLLPFGGFKTLTHYEVAKFSKVFGEVYVSSKFEKFSPPLKLIKDENSDSYSPMLALYSILKNFDHSIFVIPADMPFFDLSSLKELVKFKDEFDMVVASDNEHIHSLCGFFSPRLAILAHEFYLKNEHKIGLLRKSCKCKVVNFKDSEQFFNVNFPDEYEMAKKIQEKKIDDE; translated from the coding sequence ATGCAAACTTGCGTGATTTTAGCAGGTGGCAAAAGCTCACGTATGGGGCAAGATAAGACGCTTTTGCCATTTGGTGGTTTTAAGACGCTTACTCATTATGAGGTTGCGAAATTTAGCAAAGTTTTTGGTGAAGTTTATGTAAGCTCAAAATTTGAGAAATTTAGCCCGCCACTAAAGCTTATAAAAGATGAAAATAGCGATAGCTATTCGCCAATGCTCGCACTTTACTCCATTCTTAAAAATTTTGATCATAGCATTTTTGTGATACCAGCTGATATGCCATTTTTTGATCTTTCTAGCCTTAAAGAGCTTGTTAAATTTAAAGATGAATTTGATATGGTTGTGGCCAGTGATAATGAGCACATCCACTCACTTTGTGGTTTTTTTAGTCCAAGGCTTGCCATTTTGGCTCATGAGTTTTATTTAAAAAATGAGCATAAAATCGGACTTTTGAGAAAAAGCTGTAAATGCAAAGTCGTAAATTTTAAAGATAGTGAGCAGTTTTTTAATGTAAATTTCCCTGACGAATACGAAATGGCAAAGAAAATCCAAGAAAAGAAGATAGATGATGAGTAA
- a CDS encoding SWEET family sugar transporter has translation MSEKNLQILGWIGTCLSVVMYFSYIPQIMGNLDGNKTPFIQPLAAALNCTIWTSYGLLKAKKTIHFLPQTFQV, from the coding sequence ATGAGCGAAAAAAATCTACAAATTTTAGGCTGGATTGGCACTTGCCTATCAGTTGTTATGTACTTTTCATACATCCCACAAATAATGGGTAACCTTGACGGCAACAAGACGCCTTTTATACAGCCACTAGCGGCTGCGCTAAACTGCACGATCTGGACAAGCTACGGCCTATTAAAAGCTAAAAAGACTATCCACTTTCTGCCGCAAACTTTCCAGGTATAA
- the leuC gene encoding 3-isopropylmalate dehydratase large subunit, whose protein sequence is MKQTITEKIFSDHVGKEVSAGEIIESKIDMIIGNDITTPISIKQFERSGAKKLANPDGFAIVMDHYIPTKDILSANQAKISREFAYKHDLKNYFDEKDMGIEHALLPEKGLVIPGDVIIGADSHTCTHGALGAFSTGMGSTDLAYAMITGKNWFKVPESIKVIFKGKLDKHVYGKDLILEIIRQIGVDGALYKALEFSGEVIEGLSMDDRFSMCNMAIEAGAKSGIIAVDEITKEFLKDKNLRDKPKFFYSDEGAKYDKILEIDITNLDPVIAYPFLPSNGKSVRQAVRDDIAIDQAFIGSCTNGRLSDLRIAAQILKGKKVARKTRLIITPATQKIARAAEKEGLIDIFIEAGAVVSNPTCGACLGGYMGILGANERCISTTNRNFVGRMGDRTSEIYLANSAVVAASAIAGKIADPRDL, encoded by the coding sequence ATGAAACAAACTATCACCGAGAAAATATTTTCAGATCACGTTGGCAAAGAGGTAAGCGCAGGAGAGATCATTGAAAGCAAGATCGATATGATCATAGGTAACGACATCACGACGCCTATTTCGATCAAGCAGTTTGAGCGAAGTGGCGCTAAAAAGCTAGCTAACCCAGACGGCTTTGCCATCGTTATGGATCACTACATCCCTACAAAGGACATCCTAAGCGCAAATCAAGCTAAAATTTCACGCGAATTTGCCTACAAACACGACCTTAAAAACTATTTTGATGAAAAAGATATGGGTATCGAGCATGCGCTTTTGCCTGAAAAGGGGCTAGTCATCCCAGGCGACGTCATCATAGGCGCAGATAGTCACACCTGTACGCACGGCGCTCTTGGAGCGTTTAGCACTGGTATGGGCAGTACCGACCTAGCTTATGCGATGATCACTGGTAAAAACTGGTTTAAAGTGCCTGAGAGCATCAAGGTCATCTTTAAAGGCAAGCTTGATAAACACGTCTACGGCAAGGATCTTATCCTTGAGATCATCCGTCAAATAGGCGTTGATGGCGCACTTTACAAGGCGCTTGAGTTTAGCGGCGAGGTGATAGAGGGCCTTAGCATGGATGATAGATTTTCAATGTGTAATATGGCGATCGAAGCTGGTGCAAAGAGCGGTATCATCGCGGTTGATGAGATCACAAAAGAGTTTTTAAAAGATAAAAATTTACGCGATAAACCAAAATTTTTCTACTCAGACGAGGGTGCCAAATATGACAAAATTTTAGAGATCGATATTACAAACCTTGATCCAGTCATCGCATATCCATTTTTACCAAGCAACGGCAAGAGCGTAAGACAGGCGGTTCGCGACGATATAGCTATCGATCAGGCATTTATCGGTTCATGCACAAATGGCCGCCTAAGCGACCTTCGAATCGCAGCACAAATTTTAAAAGGCAAAAAAGTAGCCCGCAAAACAAGGCTCATCATCACTCCAGCGACGCAAAAGATCGCAAGAGCTGCCGAAAAAGAGGGCTTAATCGACATTTTCATCGAAGCAGGAGCGGTTGTGAGCAATCCAACTTGTGGCGCTTGCCTTGGCGGATATATGGGAATTTTAGGTGCAAATGAACGCTGTATCTCAACAACAAATAGAAATTTCGTCGGACGTATGGGCGATAGAACGAGTGAAATTTATCTAGCCAACTCAGCAGTTGTAGCAGCCTCAGCCATAGCAGGTAAAATCGCCGATCCAAGGGACTTATAA
- a CDS encoding TonB-dependent siderophore receptor, which yields MNKFRISAVLCFAISALNATDVSLDGISVEDSADDGYRATTSEVGKTNTPILEIPQTVNVVTQQQLKDKKPENLMESLQNVSGVSYANTTSGNFDAALKRGFGGGRDGSIMRNGVSAGVTHNFNATVQSVEVLKGPASLLYGVQDAGGIINLVTKKPLYENSNEIWLGTGNKKYRGFGFDSTGALGESGFAYRFIFDWSGKDYWREYGEYKNLLIAPSISYKGDDYRIDAAYSHTKYTDPADRGMYMLESGQILDIDKKVRLDEPFNEIDGKVDTFDLSFEKNFGENWLLKGAYAFSRSLHEYGQARIMNINLASGIAKRRMEWYEDFEHKTHAGSLTLNGIVETGSITHNLLFGVDAKEYLRQRPEARQIEANDARNNINIYSPIYGRVSVDDIKSRGASKKTQYHKLKTIGTYAQDSINLTDSLIFVAGLRYEYYNQIVGDQNRYAARPVPFTKSIDKSGGKLLYNVGLLYLLTPEWSVYTSHSQSFKPQTSIGSKGAVSLEPEEGKSIEFGTKFQNNSITAMAALFNIDKKNIINNVNNISYTSGKANSRGVEFDFNGRITDGLSVSSSYTYTKTKLKEDRNMAWKVGRPLEATPKHQASLFANYDFTHLGVKGLRIGGGARYFGSWYTYNQQKSSAAYGSFYKLPHAITYDAFVSYTTKISGYETNFAFNVKNLTDKLYYVTASSGTDSSVLPITPGYARQFMLTASVKF from the coding sequence ATGAATAAATTTCGCATTAGTGCGGTGCTTTGTTTTGCTATTTCTGCTTTAAATGCTACTGATGTAAGCTTGGATGGGATCAGTGTAGAAGATAGCGCAGACGATGGTTACAGAGCCACAACGAGTGAGGTGGGCAAGACAAATACGCCAATTCTTGAGATACCACAGACAGTAAACGTCGTAACCCAGCAGCAGCTAAAGGATAAGAAGCCAGAAAATTTAATGGAATCTCTTCAAAACGTAAGTGGTGTTAGCTATGCGAATACAACTTCAGGAAATTTTGATGCGGCTTTAAAGCGTGGCTTTGGTGGCGGACGTGATGGCTCTATAATGCGTAATGGTGTATCGGCTGGTGTGACGCACAACTTTAATGCAACTGTACAAAGCGTCGAGGTGTTAAAGGGTCCAGCAAGCTTACTTTACGGCGTTCAAGATGCCGGCGGTATCATAAATCTAGTAACTAAAAAACCGCTTTATGAAAATAGCAATGAAATTTGGCTTGGCACTGGTAATAAAAAGTATAGAGGTTTTGGCTTTGATTCAACTGGGGCTTTGGGTGAGAGCGGTTTTGCGTATAGATTTATATTTGATTGGTCGGGTAAGGATTATTGGAGAGAGTATGGCGAATATAAAAATTTACTCATCGCTCCAAGTATAAGTTATAAAGGCGACGACTATCGTATTGATGCCGCCTACTCCCATACAAAATACACCGACCCCGCAGATCGCGGCATGTATATGCTAGAATCAGGACAAATTTTAGATATAGATAAAAAAGTCAGGTTAGATGAGCCATTCAACGAAATAGATGGCAAAGTAGATACTTTTGATCTAAGTTTTGAGAAAAATTTTGGCGAGAATTGGCTATTAAAGGGAGCTTATGCATTTTCACGCTCACTACATGAATATGGGCAAGCTCGCATTATGAATATAAATTTAGCTAGCGGAATCGCAAAAAGACGTATGGAGTGGTATGAAGATTTTGAGCATAAGACCCATGCTGGATCACTTACATTAAACGGCATAGTAGAAACTGGAAGTATAACTCATAATCTCTTATTTGGAGTAGATGCTAAAGAATATCTAAGACAACGTCCAGAAGCTCGTCAGATCGAAGCAAACGATGCTAGAAATAATATAAATATCTACTCACCGATCTATGGCAGAGTTAGCGTAGATGACATCAAAAGTAGAGGCGCTAGCAAAAAGACGCAATACCACAAACTAAAAACGATCGGTACTTACGCACAAGATAGTATAAATTTAACCGATAGCTTAATATTTGTAGCGGGACTAAGGTATGAATACTACAACCAAATAGTAGGCGATCAAAACAGATATGCCGCTAGACCTGTACCATTTACAAAAAGTATAGATAAAAGTGGTGGCAAGCTGCTTTATAATGTCGGACTTTTATATCTACTAACTCCTGAGTGGTCAGTTTATACTAGTCATTCTCAAAGCTTTAAGCCACAAACTTCTATCGGCAGCAAAGGTGCTGTCTCATTAGAGCCAGAAGAGGGAAAATCTATCGAGTTTGGAACAAAATTTCAAAACAATAGCATAACCGCAATGGCAGCTTTATTTAATATCGATAAGAAAAATATTATAAACAATGTAAACAATATATCATATACGAGTGGTAAAGCAAATTCTAGAGGAGTAGAGTTTGATTTTAATGGACGTATTACAGATGGACTTAGCGTAAGTTCAAGCTATACCTACACCAAAACTAAATTAAAAGAAGATAGAAATATGGCTTGGAAGGTGGGTAGGCCACTTGAGGCTACTCCAAAGCATCAAGCGAGTTTATTTGCTAATTACGATTTTACTCATCTTGGCGTAAAAGGTCTAAGAATAGGTGGTGGCGCCAGGTATTTTGGCTCTTGGTATACTTACAATCAACAAAAAAGCTCAGCAGCTTATGGAAGCTTTTATAAATTACCACATGCTATTACTTACGATGCTTTTGTTAGCTATACGACTAAAATTTCAGGCTATGAGACAAATTTTGCATTTAATGTGAAAAACCTAACCGATAAACTTTACTACGTAACAGCATCATCTGGAACCGACTCTTCAGTGCTGCCTATCACCCCAGGTTATGCTCGTCAGTTTATGCTGACCGCTAGCGTTAAATTCTAA
- a CDS encoding NFACT RNA binding domain-containing protein, whose translation MKYAHLVQIASYLSNFTKINQAKRINDMAILIEFNGEKIIFDLNKSNSAIYKDDKLKEAKTYQAPFDNVLKKRFNASHIKSVECLKDNRILKFICTQSGSYKSENFILYLEFTGRFTNAVITDENNVIIEALRHIDNSYRKIETGEVLRELPAIAIKEKPCEPITDFEAFFRSEAARVNESRIAGLKEAKLASVQKKIDSMSEILNSLEDKDELMRKSEEAANLGSLLLANLGNFKGYEREICLKDFDGNEIKLTLSDTPKNSANEFYARSKKFRAKAIGVDIEKRNLKEKIEFFEGLKSLLKEATSLYELEILSPKNKAKQRERHVKDVSENAEIFYVREFKILVGRNEKGNINLLDLAKKDDIWLHLKDNPSAHVIIKTNKSRVPEDVLEMAAKFCVEFSVKGAGRYEVDYTKRENLKRENGANVTYTNYKTIIINKG comes from the coding sequence ATGAAGTACGCACATTTAGTTCAAATAGCAAGTTATTTATCAAATTTTACAAAGATAAACCAAGCAAAACGCATTAATGATATGGCTATTTTGATCGAATTTAATGGCGAGAAGATCATCTTTGATCTAAACAAATCAAACTCTGCTATCTACAAAGATGACAAGTTAAAAGAAGCAAAAACTTATCAAGCACCTTTTGATAATGTCCTAAAAAAGCGCTTTAACGCCTCGCATATAAAAAGCGTTGAGTGCTTAAAAGATAATAGAATTTTAAAATTTATCTGCACGCAAAGTGGCTCATATAAAAGTGAAAATTTTATCCTCTATCTTGAATTTACTGGGCGCTTTACAAATGCTGTGATAACTGATGAAAATAACGTAATCATCGAAGCGTTAAGACACATCGATAATAGCTACCGAAAGATAGAAACCGGCGAAGTTTTAAGGGAGCTTCCAGCCATCGCTATCAAAGAAAAACCGTGCGAGCCCATAACTGACTTTGAGGCGTTTTTTAGAAGTGAAGCGGCCAGAGTAAATGAGTCCAGGATAGCTGGCTTAAAAGAGGCGAAGCTTGCAAGCGTACAAAAAAAGATAGATAGCATGAGCGAAATTTTAAACTCACTTGAAGACAAAGATGAGCTAATGAGAAAGAGTGAAGAAGCTGCAAATTTAGGATCGCTTTTGCTTGCAAATCTGGGAAATTTTAAGGGCTACGAGAGGGAAATTTGTCTGAAGGATTTTGATGGCAATGAGATAAAACTAACTCTTAGCGATACACCAAAAAATAGTGCAAATGAGTTTTACGCAAGATCAAAAAAATTTCGTGCAAAAGCCATTGGTGTAGATATAGAAAAAAGAAATTTAAAAGAAAAAATCGAGTTTTTTGAAGGATTAAAGTCTCTTTTAAAAGAAGCGACCAGTCTTTATGAGCTTGAAATTTTAAGCCCAAAAAACAAGGCAAAACAAAGAGAACGCCACGTAAAAGATGTGAGTGAAAATGCTGAAATTTTTTACGTTAGAGAATTTAAAATACTAGTTGGTAGAAACGAAAAAGGCAATATAAATTTGCTTGATCTTGCCAAAAAAGACGATATATGGTTACATCTAAAGGATAACCCAAGCGCCCATGTCATCATCAAGACAAACAAGAGCAGGGTGCCTGAAGATGTGCTAGAAATGGCAGCTAAATTCTGCGTAGAATTTAGTGTAAAGGGAGCTGGCAGATACGAGGTAGACTACACTAAGCGTGAAAATTTAAAACGTGAAAATGGCGCAAATGTCACTTATACGAACTATAAAACTATCATCATAAATAAAGGCTAA
- a CDS encoding Rrf2 family transcriptional regulator: MPKHPSYTNTTSQVSDTPQHLTLLQIFNAINDKEKLFKIHSDSPKACPLGSKIEGLLTNHFLKAQEALEDSLRSITLQDLLDELINL; this comes from the coding sequence ATGCCTAAACACCCCAGCTACACAAACACCACGTCTCAAGTCAGTGATACTCCCCAACATCTAACCCTCCTTCAAATTTTTAACGCAATAAATGATAAAGAAAAACTTTTTAAGATCCACTCTGACTCACCCAAAGCCTGCCCACTTGGTAGTAAGATCGAGGGCCTCTTAACCAACCACTTCCTAAAAGCACAAGAAGCCTTAGAGGATAGTTTAAGAAGCATTACTTTACAAGATCTATTAGATGAACTTATTAATCTATAA
- a CDS encoding helix-hairpin-helix domain-containing protein, with translation MKKIIISLLAAASTLLAAINLNTATKEELMSLDGIGSSKADAIIEYRKANKFNSIEDIKNVNGIGDKTFENLKSDISVSGTTKIDDTKSKIKSKKDEIKEKASKKSDEAKKKKDSAKDDSIKEIKDKKEGLKDKAEKKSKAKKEKSKE, from the coding sequence ATGAAAAAGATTATAATCTCACTATTGGCAGCAGCTTCTACATTACTAGCAGCCATAAATTTAAACACCGCCACAAAAGAAGAGCTAATGAGTTTAGATGGTATAGGATCTTCAAAGGCAGATGCAATAATAGAGTATAGAAAAGCAAATAAATTTAACTCAATAGAAGATATAAAAAATGTAAATGGTATAGGCGACAAGACATTTGAAAATCTAAAATCAGATATATCAGTATCAGGCACTACAAAGATAGATGACACAAAATCTAAAATAAAATCTAAAAAAGATGAGATAAAAGAAAAAGCAAGTAAAAAGAGTGATGAAGCAAAAAAGAAAAAAGATAGTGCTAAAGATGATAGTATAAAAGAGATAAAAGATAAGAAAGAAGGCCTAAAAGATAAAGCAGAGAAAAAGAGTAAAGCTAAAAAAGAGAAGAGCAAAGAGTAA